A region of Thermus caldifontis DNA encodes the following proteins:
- a CDS encoding YibE/F family protein — protein MRLWILLGFLLLPALAQGQGRYLVGRVLALTERGVALVEAEGRRLEALLPVDGGHYRVGQRVVLYQEGGRTYVTEPDRIPWLLGLLGLFALLAGLLGRGKGVRGLLGTFLSLLVVVYFVVPRVAAGGNPLLYAFLGSVGVLLLTVYLVHGVNRKTTAALLGTLASVALVLLLALFFTRALGFTGLASEEALLLRQWGGVDLVSLFLAGVVVGALGALTDVTVTQAAVVQALAHANPRFGPWELYRRGMEVGYDHIGSLVNTLVLAYAAGSLPLFLLLTKDPTPLRFLLNTEPFAAEMVSMVLGSLGLLLAVPLTTLVAAWFFRGGRGGPPEGHDHPH, from the coding sequence ATGCGCCTTTGGATCCTTTTGGGATTCCTCCTCCTCCCCGCCCTAGCCCAGGGGCAAGGCCGGTACCTGGTAGGGCGGGTCCTGGCCCTCACGGAGCGGGGCGTGGCCCTGGTGGAGGCGGAGGGGAGGAGGCTTGAGGCCCTTCTTCCCGTGGATGGCGGCCACTACCGGGTGGGCCAGCGGGTGGTCCTCTACCAGGAGGGCGGGAGGACCTACGTCACCGAGCCCGACCGTATCCCCTGGCTCCTTGGCCTTTTGGGCTTATTCGCCCTCCTGGCTGGCCTTCTAGGCCGGGGGAAGGGGGTGAGAGGGCTTCTGGGCACCTTCCTGAGCCTTTTGGTGGTGGTTTACTTCGTGGTCCCCAGGGTGGCGGCGGGAGGGAACCCCCTTCTCTACGCCTTTTTGGGAAGCGTGGGGGTGCTGCTTCTCACCGTCTACCTGGTCCACGGGGTAAACCGCAAGACCACGGCGGCCCTTTTGGGCACCCTGGCCTCGGTGGCCTTGGTCCTCCTCCTGGCCCTCTTCTTCACCCGGGCCCTGGGGTTCACGGGCCTGGCCTCGGAGGAGGCCCTCCTCCTGAGGCAATGGGGTGGGGTGGACCTGGTCTCCCTCTTCTTGGCGGGGGTGGTGGTGGGGGCCTTGGGGGCCTTGACCGACGTGACCGTGACCCAGGCGGCGGTGGTCCAGGCCCTGGCCCACGCCAACCCCCGCTTTGGCCCTTGGGAGCTTTACCGGAGGGGCATGGAGGTGGGCTACGACCATATCGGCAGCCTGGTGAACACCCTGGTCCTGGCCTACGCCGCAGGCTCCTTGCCCCTTTTCCTCCTCCTCACCAAGGACCCCACCCCCTTGCGCTTCCTCCTCAACACAGAACCCTTTGCCGCCGAGATGGTCTCCATGGTCCTGGGCTCCTTGGGGCTTCTGCTGGCGGTACCCCTCACCACCTTGGTGGCCGCCTGGTTCTTCCGGGGGGGAAGGGGTGGGCCTCCCGAGGGCCATGACCACCCCCATTAG
- a CDS encoding zinc uptake transcriptional regulator, with translation MERSTRQRRAIREAFLEAGRPLSPQEVLELARKKVPSLGLATVYRTLKGLVEEGFLAPVALPGEPARYEPAGKGHHHHFLCRLCGRVYELLGCDLALEGHLPPGFQAEGHEVTVFGRCPECA, from the coding sequence ATGGAGCGCTCCACCCGGCAACGGCGGGCCATCCGGGAGGCCTTTTTGGAGGCGGGCCGCCCCCTTTCCCCGCAGGAGGTCCTGGAACTGGCCAGGAAAAAGGTACCCTCCTTAGGCCTCGCCACCGTGTACCGCACCTTGAAGGGCTTGGTGGAAGAGGGGTTCCTCGCCCCCGTGGCCCTGCCCGGCGAGCCTGCCCGCTACGAGCCCGCTGGCAAAGGGCACCACCACCACTTCCTCTGTCGCCTTTGCGGCAGGGTGTACGAGCTCTTAGGCTGCGACCTGGCCCTGGAAGGCCACCTCCCTCCCGGATTCCAAGCCGAGGGGCACGAGGTCACGGTGTTTGGCCGCTGCCCGGAATGCGCCTAG
- a CDS encoding DUF4258 domain-containing protein, with translation MKKLRRLDDLLPHLREGRYRLGPHVAKHMLQEGFTELDVLRALEWGRELAIYPEDQRMLVLGYMVFPPRLKLPLHVVLEYATPRHVDIVTAFIPKEPYRVYSRARIAAILRFDGALEEVRWTKPKEAYPAWD, from the coding sequence GTGAAAAAGCTGCGCCGCTTGGACGACCTTCTGCCCCACCTCCGGGAAGGCCGCTACCGGCTTGGGCCCCATGTGGCCAAGCACATGCTTCAGGAGGGCTTCACCGAGCTGGATGTGCTAAGGGCCTTGGAATGGGGCAGGGAACTGGCCATCTATCCCGAGGACCAAAGGATGCTGGTTTTGGGCTACATGGTCTTTCCCCCGCGCCTGAAACTCCCCCTGCATGTGGTGCTGGAGTACGCCACCCCGAGGCACGTGGACATCGTGACCGCCTTTATCCCCAAGGAACCCTACCGGGTCTACTCCCGGGCCCGGATCGCCGCCATCCTGCGCTTTGACGGGGCCTTGGAAGAGGTGCGCTGGACTAAGCCCAAAGAGGCCTACCCAGCATGGGACTAG
- a CDS encoding ComF family protein, giving the protein MLWGWLEALLGHTCPGCGGRLDAPLLCTRCRQGLRAFPGPGLVYLGLYNRMGGVVRALKYRRRFALAPLLARPLAEGVRAQGWELQGVTAVPTLLPRLLLRGYNPPELLAQEVARLLGVPYRRVLRRVRYTPSQPTRGRARGRLPQDLFAPVLSVKGNWLLLDDVLTSGATFLRAKEALLKAGASQVYGAFLAVRDPGALGPYR; this is encoded by the coding sequence ATGCTTTGGGGTTGGCTTGAGGCCCTTTTGGGGCACACCTGCCCGGGATGCGGGGGCAGGCTGGATGCCCCCCTCCTTTGCACCCGTTGCCGCCAGGGCCTACGGGCTTTCCCTGGGCCAGGCCTGGTCTACCTAGGTCTCTATAACCGTATGGGAGGGGTGGTGCGGGCCTTAAAGTACCGGAGGCGCTTTGCCCTGGCCCCCCTCCTGGCCCGGCCCCTGGCGGAGGGAGTCCGGGCCCAGGGCTGGGAACTCCAAGGGGTCACGGCGGTTCCCACGCTGCTTCCCCGCCTCCTCCTAAGGGGGTACAACCCCCCGGAGCTCCTGGCCCAAGAGGTGGCCCGGCTGCTGGGTGTCCCTTACCGTAGGGTGCTCCGGAGGGTCCGCTACACGCCAAGCCAGCCCACCCGGGGCCGGGCTCGAGGGCGCTTGCCCCAGGACCTCTTCGCCCCGGTGCTTTCCGTAAAGGGAAACTGGCTTTTGCTGGACGACGTCTTAACCAGCGGGGCCACCTTCCTTAGGGCCAAGGAGGCCCTCCTTAAGGCGGGGGCAAGCCAGGTTTACGGGGCCTTCTTAGCGGTGCGGGACCCTGGGGCCCTGGGGCCTTACCGCTAA
- the mtnA gene encoding S-methyl-5-thioribose-1-phosphate isomerase — protein sequence MERILPFRFDEKEGVFWLLDQRRLPLEEVVVPVRTAKEMAEAIRAMVVRGAPAIGVSAAFGMVLAHLRGENLEEADRLLRQSRPTAVNLFHALDRMRPHWGNLEGSLKEALAIWHEVEETERAISQHGAKVLRGQVLTHCNTGPLATGGYGTALGAIVEAFRQGRVSHVWVDETRPYLQGARLTAYELQKAGVPATLITDNMAGFLMARGRVDVVLVGVDRMALNGDFANKIGTYALAVLAHHHGIPFYAALPLSSVDPGLESGEGIPIEERPAEEVLELRGMRLAPPGFPAYHPAFDVTPHRYLTGIVTERGILYPPFDEALRHALGLA from the coding sequence GTGGAAAGGATCCTGCCCTTTCGCTTTGACGAAAAGGAAGGGGTCTTCTGGCTTCTGGACCAGAGGAGGCTTCCCCTCGAGGAGGTCGTTGTCCCCGTGCGCACCGCCAAGGAGATGGCCGAGGCCATCCGGGCCATGGTGGTGCGGGGGGCCCCGGCCATAGGGGTTTCCGCTGCCTTTGGCATGGTGCTGGCTCACCTAAGGGGCGAGAACCTGGAGGAGGCGGACCGGCTTTTGCGGCAAAGCCGACCCACGGCGGTGAACCTCTTCCACGCCCTGGACCGGATGCGCCCCCATTGGGGCAACCTGGAAGGAAGCCTGAAGGAAGCCCTGGCCATCTGGCACGAGGTGGAGGAGACGGAAAGGGCCATCAGCCAGCATGGGGCCAAGGTTTTGCGAGGCCAGGTCCTCACCCACTGCAACACGGGCCCGCTGGCCACCGGAGGATACGGCACCGCCTTGGGGGCCATCGTGGAGGCTTTCCGCCAGGGGCGGGTGTCCCACGTCTGGGTGGACGAGACCCGGCCTTACCTGCAAGGGGCCAGGCTCACCGCCTATGAGCTGCAAAAGGCAGGGGTTCCCGCCACCCTGATCACCGACAATATGGCGGGCTTCCTCATGGCAAGGGGCCGGGTGGACGTGGTCTTGGTGGGGGTGGACCGCATGGCCTTGAATGGGGACTTCGCCAACAAGATCGGCACCTACGCCCTGGCGGTCCTCGCCCACCACCACGGGATTCCCTTCTACGCCGCCCTGCCCCTTTCCTCCGTGGACCCGGGCCTGGAAAGCGGGGAGGGCATCCCCATTGAAGAGCGCCCGGCCGAGGAGGTCCTGGAGCTAAGGGGGATGCGCCTTGCTCCCCCCGGCTTTCCTGCCTACCACCCCGCCTTTGACGTGACGCCCCACCGTTACCTTACGGGGATCGTCACGGAGAGGGGCATCCTCTATCCTCCCTTTGACGAGGCCCTGCGCCATGCTTTGGGGTTGGCTTGA
- a CDS encoding PQQ-dependent sugar dehydrogenase, with product MVSRRRVLVGLLGLSLVRGQGLRVEEVVGGLEVPWALAFFPDGSFLVSERPGRIRRVRGGKATVYAELPVYHQGESGLLGLAPHPHFPQEPYLYAYRTVAEGGLRNQVVRLRHQGEKGILERVILDGIPARAHGLHSGGRLAFGPDGMLYVTTGEAYERELAQDLSSLGGKILRITPEGKPAPGNPFLDRPGTRPEVYSYGHRNPQGLAWHPGTGELFSSEHGPSGELGFGHDEVNVIVPGGNYGWPRVVGRGNDPRYRDPLYFWPEGFPPGNLAFWRGGLYVAGLRGQALLRLSLEGERGNWRVVRVDTALSGYGRLREVQVGPDGALYVTTSNRDGRGQVRPNDDKVLRLR from the coding sequence ATGGTTTCCCGCAGGCGGGTGCTGGTGGGCCTTCTGGGGCTTTCCCTGGTTCGGGGGCAGGGGCTTCGGGTGGAGGAGGTGGTGGGGGGCCTCGAGGTGCCCTGGGCCCTGGCTTTTTTCCCCGACGGGAGCTTTCTGGTTTCCGAGCGGCCGGGGCGGATCCGGCGGGTGCGGGGGGGAAAGGCCACAGTCTATGCCGAGCTTCCCGTCTACCACCAGGGGGAGTCGGGGCTTTTGGGCCTGGCCCCTCATCCCCACTTTCCCCAGGAGCCCTACCTCTACGCCTACCGCACGGTGGCGGAAGGGGGCCTCAGGAACCAGGTGGTGCGGCTAAGGCACCAAGGGGAGAAGGGGATTTTGGAGCGGGTCATTCTGGATGGGATCCCCGCCCGCGCCCACGGTTTGCACTCCGGGGGGCGGCTTGCCTTCGGCCCCGACGGGATGCTTTATGTGACCACGGGGGAGGCCTACGAGCGGGAGCTGGCCCAGGACCTCTCCTCCTTGGGGGGCAAGATCTTGAGGATCACCCCAGAGGGCAAGCCGGCGCCGGGGAACCCCTTCCTGGACCGGCCCGGGACCCGGCCCGAGGTCTACAGCTATGGTCACCGCAACCCCCAGGGCTTGGCCTGGCACCCGGGCACGGGGGAGCTTTTTTCCAGCGAGCATGGACCCAGCGGGGAGCTGGGCTTTGGCCACGACGAGGTGAACGTGATCGTCCCCGGGGGGAACTACGGCTGGCCCCGGGTGGTGGGCCGGGGAAACGACCCCCGCTACCGGGACCCCCTCTACTTCTGGCCCGAGGGTTTCCCTCCCGGGAACCTGGCCTTTTGGAGGGGAGGGCTGTACGTGGCGGGGCTTAGGGGCCAGGCCCTTCTACGGCTTTCCCTGGAGGGGGAAAGGGGCAACTGGCGGGTGGTGCGGGTGGATACCGCTCTAAGCGGGTACGGACGCCTAAGGGAGGTGCAGGTGGGGCCGGATGGCGCCCTGTACGTCACCACCTCCAACCGGGACGGGCGGGGCCAGGTGCGCCCCAACGACGACAAGGTGCTGAGGCTGCGTTAG
- the tdh gene encoding L-threonine 3-dehydrogenase: MRALAKQVPEEGLTLVERPLPEPGPGEILVRVEAASICGTDLHIWRWDGWARGRIKPPLITGHEFSGVVERVGPGVKRPQVGDHVSLESHIVCHACPACRTGNYHVCLHTEILGVDRDGGFAEYVVVPAENAWVNPRNLPFEVGAILEPFGNAVHTVYAGSGVSGKSVLITGAGPIGLMAAMVARASGAGPILVSDPNPYRLSFARPYADRLVNPLEEDLLSVVREVTGSGVEVLLEFSGNETAIHQGLKALIPGGEARILGIPSDPIRFDLAGELVMRGITAYGIAGRRLWQTWMQGTALVYSGRVDLTPLITHRLPMSRYREAFGLLASGQAVKVILDPKA; the protein is encoded by the coding sequence ATGCGCGCTCTAGCCAAGCAGGTCCCCGAAGAGGGCCTAACCCTAGTGGAGCGCCCCCTGCCCGAACCGGGCCCGGGGGAGATCCTGGTGCGGGTGGAGGCCGCCAGCATCTGCGGCACCGACCTCCACATCTGGCGGTGGGACGGTTGGGCCAGGGGGCGGATTAAGCCCCCCCTCATCACCGGCCACGAGTTCAGCGGGGTGGTGGAACGGGTGGGTCCCGGGGTGAAGAGGCCCCAGGTGGGGGACCACGTGAGCTTGGAAAGCCACATCGTCTGCCATGCCTGCCCCGCCTGTCGCACGGGCAACTACCACGTGTGTTTGCATACCGAGATCCTGGGGGTGGACCGGGACGGGGGCTTTGCCGAGTACGTGGTGGTGCCGGCGGAAAACGCCTGGGTGAACCCGAGGAATCTGCCCTTTGAGGTGGGGGCCATTCTGGAGCCCTTTGGGAATGCGGTGCACACGGTGTACGCAGGAAGCGGGGTGTCCGGCAAAAGCGTCCTCATCACCGGGGCGGGGCCCATCGGCCTCATGGCGGCCATGGTGGCCCGGGCCAGCGGAGCCGGGCCCATCCTGGTCTCCGACCCCAATCCCTACCGCCTCTCCTTTGCCAGACCCTACGCCGACCGGCTCGTGAACCCCCTGGAGGAGGATTTGCTTTCCGTGGTGCGGGAGGTGACGGGAAGCGGGGTGGAGGTGCTTTTGGAGTTTTCCGGAAACGAAACCGCCATCCACCAGGGGCTAAAGGCCCTGATCCCTGGGGGGGAGGCCAGGATCCTGGGGATTCCCTCCGATCCCATCCGCTTTGACCTGGCGGGGGAGCTGGTCATGCGGGGGATCACCGCCTACGGCATTGCGGGAAGAAGGCTTTGGCAGACCTGGATGCAGGGTACCGCCTTGGTCTATTCGGGCCGGGTGGACCTTACCCCCCTCATCACCCACCGCCTGCCCATGAGCCGGTACCGGGAGGCCTTCGGCCTTTTGGCCTCGGGGCAGGCGGTGAAGGTGATCCTGGACCCCAAGGCCTAG